The genome window CGGGGTGGTCGTGACCCGTCGTCGACACCCTCGCCGGGGTCGAGCCGTACTGCAGCGTCGGGGCGTGGGTGGGCGGCCCGTACGCCGTCGTCGGCGCGCTGGCCGCGTTGTCGTTCCTCGCCATCGCCGTGACCCTGCTCGTGGGGCCCTGGCCGTCGCGACGCTCACCGACGCCGTTGTGATACCCGTGAGCTACCTCGGCGCCGACGAGGCCTCACCGCTGCACGCGTGGTGGGGCGCCGAGGCCGTCGTGCTCGGTGCTGTGGCGGTCGTCGCCGCATTCACCGCGGGCCCCGGGAGTCGGCGCCGCGTGCGGGCGCTGCTCGCGTGCTCGCCGGCCGTCTTGTTTGCGGGGATGCTCGCGCTCGGGTATTAGCCGCACGGGTGCCTGGCGGCGTTCGGCGTCGCCGTGCTGGCGCGCTGGGACCGGGCGTCAGCCGCCGGGCTGCCGCGCGTACGTGAGGGGCTCCCCGGAACCACCTGCCCGGGTCGTCCGTGACGACCGGTCGCCCGACGAGGCCGGCCCGGCCCCGACATCGCGGGGACGGACCGGCCTCATGGAGCGGTCAGGCGGGGGTGATCGCGAAGCGGCGGGTGGCCAGGACCTCGGCGATCTGGACCGCGTTGAGCGCGGCGCCCTTGCGCAGGTTGTCGTTGCTGATGAACAGCGCGAGGCCGCGGCCCTCGGGGGCACCCTCGTCCTGCCGGATGCGGCCGACGAACGACGGGTCCTGACCGGCGGCGACCAGCGGCGTCGGGACCTCGGCGAGCTGCACGCCCGGTGCCGTCGCCAGCAGCTCGGTCGCGCGCTCGACGGAGATCGAGCGCTCGAACTCCGCGTTGACGCTCAGCGAGTGACCCGTGAAGACCGGCACGCGCACGCACGTGCCCGAGACCAGCAGGTCCGGGACGTCGAGGATCTTGCGCGACTCGTGCCGCAGCTTCTGCTCCTCGTCGGTCTCGTGCAGGCCGTCCTCGACGATCGACCCCGCGAGCGGGATGACGTCGAACGCGATCGGCGCGACGTACTTCACGGGCGACGGGAACGCGACGGCCCCGCCGTCCTGCACGAGCGCCAGCGTGTCCTGCTCGACCGCCGCACGGACCTGGGAGTCGAGCTCCTGGGCACCGGCCAGGCCGGAGCCCGACACCGCCTGGTACGTCGAGACGACGAGCCGGCGCAGACCCGCCTCGTCGTGCAGCACCTTGAGGACCGGCATCGCGGCCATCGTCGTGCAGTTGGGGTTCGCGACGATCCCGATCTCGATGTCGTCGAGCGCCTCGGGGTTCACCTCGGACACCACGAGCGGCACCCGCGGGTCCCGGCGCCACGCCGAGGAGTTGTCGACGACGATCGCACCGGCGGCGGCGAACCGCGGCGCGTGCTCCTTGGACGTCGCGCCGCCCGCGGAGAACAGGGCGATGTCGATGCCGGACAGGTCCGCCGTCACGACGTCCTCGACGACGACGTCGTCACCGCGCCACGGCAGCGTCGTCCCCGCCGAGCGGGCCGACGCGAAGTAGCGGATGGACGCGACGGGGAAGTCCCGCTCGTCCAGCAGGCGGCGCATCACGGCGCCGACCTGACCGGTCGCCCCGACGACCGCGATCCTCAGACCCTGCGCCACGTCAGCGCCCCGTCCCGCCGTACACGACGGCCTCGGTGTCCTCGGCGTCCAGGTCGAACGCCGTGTGCACGGCCCGCACCGCGTCGTCGAGCGAGTCGGCGCGGGTGACGACGGAGATGCGGATCTCCGACGTCGAGATCATCTCGATGTTGATGCCGGCCTCCGACAGCGCGGCGAAGAGCTTCGCGGACACGCCCGGGTGCGACTTCATGCCGGCGCCGACGAGCGACAGCTTGCCGATCGTGTCGTCGAACTGCAGCGACTGGAAGCCGATCGTCGGCTGGTCCGTCGTCAGCGCGGACGTCGCACGGGCGCCGTCGCTCGCGGGCAGCGTGAAGGAGATGTCCGTCTGGCCGGTCGCCGCGATGGACACGTTCTGCACGATCATGTCGATGTTCACGCCGGCGTTGGCGATGACCTCGAAGATGCGCGCGGCCTTGCCGGGCACGTCGGGCACGCCGACGACGGTGATCTTGGCCTCGCTGCGGTCGTGCGCGACGCCCGCGATGATCGGCTGCTCCATGGTGGGGTCCTCCTGGTTCGTGACGAGCGTGCCGGTGTGCGTCGAGAACGACGAGCGCACGTGCACGGGCACGTCGTACCGGCGGGCGTACTCGACGCAACGGGGCATGAGCACCTTCGCGCCGCTCGCCGCCATCTCGAGCATCTCGTCGTAGCCGATGCGGTCCAGCTTGCGGGCCGTCGGCACGATGCGGGGGTCGGCGGTGAACACGCCGTCGACGTCGGTGTAGATCTCGCACACGTCGGCCTTGAGCGCGGCGGCGAGCGCCACCGCGGTCGTGTCCGAGCCGCCGCGGCCGAGGGTCGTGACGTCGTTGGTCGTCGGGTTGACGCCCTGGAAGCCCGCGACGATCGCGACCTCACCGCGCGCGACGGTGTCCTTGATGCGGCTGGGCGACACGTCGATGATGTGCGCCTTGCCGTACACCTCGTCCGTGATGACGCCGGCCTGCTGGCCCGTGAACGACTTCGCCTCGACGCCCAGGTTGTGGATCGCCATCGCGAGCAGCGACATCGAGATGCGCTCGCCCGCGGTCAGCAGGATGTCCATCTCGCGGACCGGCGGCAGCGGTGTGACCTGCTGCGCGAGGTCGATGAGCTCGTCGGTGGTGTCACCCATGGCCGAGACGACGACCACGACGTCGTGCCCGGCCTTGCGCGTCTCGACCACCCGCTTCGCGACGCGCTTGATGCTGGCGGCGTCGGCGACGGACGAGCCACCGAACTTCTGGACGATGAGGGCCACGGCGCGAGGACTCCCGGGAGTGCGGGCAGGGACCCCGAGAGTCTAGGCCTTGCCCAGGATGCGGACCGCCGATATTCCGGATGATGGACGACGGGGCCGGCTGCAGGACAGCCCCCCACCCGCCCCGGCCGCGCTCAGGTCGCAGGCCCGTGCAGGTCGATCCGCAGCCCCAGGCCCGCCGCGCGCGCGGCCCGCGCGACATGGTGACCGGCGGTGACGTCCGCCGCCGCGAACCCGGCGCTCTTGAACACGCGGATGCCGGACCGGGGCAGCTCGCGCTCGCCGAGCTCACCGAGCTCCAGCACGTCCTGCCGCCGCAGCAGGCCGTCGGCGATCGGCCGCGAGATGTCACCAGCGCCGTCGATCCCCCCGGCACGCGTGTCGACGGCGACGACCTCGGCCGCCGCGACCGTCCGCGGGTCCAGCTCGGCAGCGCCCGGCGCGTGGCTGCCGACGCCGCAGACGAGCACGTCCGCGCCGAGCCACTCCTGGCGCACCACCGGGGACGACGACGTGGTGGCGGCGACCACGACGTCCGCACCTCGGCACGCCATTGCGGTGTCGTCGACGCCGACCACCTCGATCCCGTAGGGCGCCAGCTCACGCGTCAGGGCCGCCACGAGGGCGTCGCGACGCGGGGCCGTG of Cellulomonas dongxiuzhuiae contains these proteins:
- a CDS encoding aspartate-semialdehyde dehydrogenase, yielding MAQGLRIAVVGATGQVGAVMRRLLDERDFPVASIRYFASARSAGTTLPWRGDDVVVEDVVTADLSGIDIALFSAGGATSKEHAPRFAAAGAIVVDNSSAWRRDPRVPLVVSEVNPEALDDIEIGIVANPNCTTMAAMPVLKVLHDEAGLRRLVVSTYQAVSGSGLAGAQELDSQVRAAVEQDTLALVQDGGAVAFPSPVKYVAPIAFDVIPLAGSIVEDGLHETDEEQKLRHESRKILDVPDLLVSGTCVRVPVFTGHSLSVNAEFERSISVERATELLATAPGVQLAEVPTPLVAAGQDPSFVGRIRQDEGAPEGRGLALFISNDNLRKGAALNAVQIAEVLATRRFAITPA
- a CDS encoding aspartate kinase, which encodes MALIVQKFGGSSVADAASIKRVAKRVVETRKAGHDVVVVVSAMGDTTDELIDLAQQVTPLPPVREMDILLTAGERISMSLLAMAIHNLGVEAKSFTGQQAGVITDEVYGKAHIIDVSPSRIKDTVARGEVAIVAGFQGVNPTTNDVTTLGRGGSDTTAVALAAALKADVCEIYTDVDGVFTADPRIVPTARKLDRIGYDEMLEMAASGAKVLMPRCVEYARRYDVPVHVRSSFSTHTGTLVTNQEDPTMEQPIIAGVAHDRSEAKITVVGVPDVPGKAARIFEVIANAGVNIDMIVQNVSIAATGQTDISFTLPASDGARATSALTTDQPTIGFQSLQFDDTIGKLSLVGAGMKSHPGVSAKLFAALSEAGINIEMISTSEIRISVVTRADSLDDAVRAVHTAFDLDAEDTEAVVYGGTGR
- a CDS encoding ornithine cyclodeaminase family protein, with protein sequence MLVLTAADVRAVLDMPTAMETTLEAARAHVAGRTSASGRVALSTAAPAGEYLVMPGTVGDDRFGVKTWYTASHGGAWSTRALVLVLDPETGDEVLMDGSVITDLRTGAMTGIAATHLAPPDASVATVIGAGAQARTQALALAVALPGLTTLRVTSRTAPRRDALVAALTRELAPYGIEVVGVDDTAMACRGADVVVAATTSSSPVVRQEWLGADVLVCGVGSHAPGAAELDPRTVAAAEVVAVDTRAGGIDGAGDISRPIADGLLRRQDVLELGELGERELPRSGIRVFKSAGFAAADVTAGHHVARAARAAGLGLRIDLHGPAT